In Humulus lupulus chromosome 6, drHumLupu1.1, whole genome shotgun sequence, a single genomic region encodes these proteins:
- the LOC133785284 gene encoding uncharacterized protein LOC133785284, whose product MTTSLEFDEVYPMTSITTQIAALSNQVDALPNKNSPSIMESVDAAASQSTIVLNTEQAQCVSNGNYNYQSNNMPNYYHSRLNNHKHISYANNKNVLQPPPGFNAQPQAGKKQSLKDILGGVTKEKKILQRVDNKIRSEPVVQKIEKDETVAKKSVNEKSTMKKDNLPMYQPPLPCPQCFQKKKLYEQFAKLLEIFKKININIPFVDALEKMPNYVKFMKEVLSKKRKFENYETLKHTKECSAILQKNLPQKLRDQGNFTILSKIGGFSFDKALCVLGDSINFMPLSIFKNLGLGEVKPTTNTLQLVDRSFTYPRGFLEDVLVKMDKFVFPVNFLVLDMEEGHEVPLIIGRPFLVTHGALIDVQAANWPIIVYTGKMNESFSPLVSEDKKDEMCVNPVQHGSEKISSKEHIPTVMTHSNVYKEKTKKVCDKKMPPKEYVLGQQVLLVHSCFKSLPRKLKSRWMEPFTITKVFPCGLITLKGEKGSIFQVRKHNLKNYHENNEDHVKVTLLGKQS is encoded by the exons ATGACAACCTCATTGGAGTTTGATGAAGTATATCCAATGACATCTATAACAACTCAGATTGCTGCCTTATCTAATCAAGTGGATGCCTTACCAAATAAAAATAGCCCATCTATCATGGAAAGTGTTGATGCTGCTGCATCACAGTCTACGATTGTCTTGAATACGGAGCAAGCACAATGTGTATCTAATGGAAATTACAACTATCAGAGTAACAATATGCCAAACTATTATCATTCGCGATTGAATAATCATAAACACATCTCTTATGCCAACAACAAGAATGTCCTGCAACCTCCTCCTGGTTTTAATGCTCAACCACAAGCAGGGAAAAAGCAATCTTTGAAAGATATATTGG GGGGTGTGACTAAGGAGAAAAAGATTCTTCAAAGGGTGGATAATAAGATAAGAAGTGAGCCAGTGGTACAAAAAATTGAAAAGGATGAGACAGTAGCAAAGAAAAGTGTTAATGAGAAATCAACAATGAAGAAAGATAATCTTCCTATGTATCAACCTCCATTACCATGTCCTCAATGTTTCCAAAAGAAGAAACTATATGAGCAATTTGCTAAGCTTTTAGAGATATTCAAGAAGATTAACATCAACATCCCATTTGTTGATGCTCTTGAGAAAATGCCCAATTATGTCAAGTTTATGAAGGAGGTTTTATCAAAGAAAAGAAAGTTTGAAAATTATGAGACTCTAAAGCATACAAAGGAATGTAGTGCCATACTTCAGAAAAATTTGCCACAAAAGCTAAGGGATCAAGGAAACTTTACTATACTTAGTAAGATTGGGGGATTTTCATTTGATAAGGCTTTGTGTGTTCTTGGCGATAGTATAAATTTTATGCCGTTATCAATTTTTAAGAATTTAGGTCTTGGGGAGGTAAAGCCTACAACCAATACATTGCAACTTGTTGATCGTTCTTTTACATATCCACGTGGATTTCTAGAAGATGTCTTAGTTAAAATGGATAAGTTTGTATTTCCTGTTAATTTTTTGGTGTTGGATATGGAGGAGGGCCATGAGGTTCCATTGATTATTGGTCGCCCTTTCTTAGTAACTCATGGAGCTCTTATTGATGTACAAGCAG CTAATTGGCCAATAATTGTGTATACTGGCAAGATGAATGAATCATTTTCTCCATTAGTGAGTGAAGATAAAAAAGATGAGATGTGTGTAAATCCTGTACAACATGGTAGCGAGAAAATTTCCTCAAAAGAGCATATACCAACTGTTATGACTCATTCCAATGTTTACAAGGAGAAGACTAAAAAAGTTTGTGACAAGAAGATGCCACCAAAAGAATATGTACTAGGACAACAAGTCTTGCTTGTCCACTCATGTTTTAAGTCTTTACCAAGAAAGCTCAAATCAAGGTGGATGGAGCCTTTTACCATTACAAAAGTTTTTCCTTGTGGTCTCATCACTTTAAAAGGAGAGAAGGGGTCTATCTTTCAAGTTCGTAAGCATAATCTGAAAAATTATCATGAAAACAATGAAGATCATGTGAAAGTAACTTTGCTTGGAAAACAAAGTTAA